The bacterium genomic sequence AATAAGTCAGCAGTCGAATTCCGAAAATACCCACTCCGGAATCCACCCGCCCGCCCCAGCGCATCCATGATCAACATACGTCCTTCAATTGGATATGTTCCGGGCTTCTGAACCAGCCCCAAAACAGTGAATGTCTGACTGCCGAAATGGATGGGGACCACCGATACAATGCCATATTTCAACTCTTTTGAAATTTTCTGTTGCAACTCTGACCGGAGTTCGTCGATTGTCCGTCCTGACGCCTGCATGGGATTGACCAGAGAGAAGGAAATACGTCCGGAGGGATCCACCGGAACGGTTCGGGCCGAGCCCTCCTCTCCGTAAATTGAGATCGATAAAACATCACCAATCCCAAGCTTATAGGGCGCGGAGGGGGCCGTCTTCACCACCCGGCTTTCGCTTATCACATTTGTTCCCCGCAAATCCAACTGTGTATGGGACAACACCGCTGACGGACTCTCTGCCCCGCAAACGCAGGAGGCATGCAGGCCGGCTATGAGCGTGCAAGCGATGACCCCTCGCCCGAAAATACGGCCCGGCGGTAGAAGGTCTGAAATGGAATGTGTAATCCTGCTCATTTTGGCGGGGTGTCGGGAGGTGTCTGGTCAATCGGGACAGAGGTTGATCCGGATCCGGGAGAAACGGTCACGGTAGGTGTAACCGTATTAAAAATGGATTCCTCAACAAACCGGCCTCCGGCTTCAGCCGAGAACGAACGGACAAAGGTGAGCACGATGGTGCGCGCAAGGTCACGCGCAAAACGGAAGGGTTTTGAATTCACATAAATAAGATCACCAGGCATCAAATACACATCAGGCTCACGCCCGTTAAGAATACGCGACACATTCACCTCGAACGTCTGAGGATTGTTCAGTGCCCCCCTCAAAATAACCACACGCCGGAGATTGGCCTCATCCGTATAGCCACCAGCCCGGTCGGAGGATCCCGCCAGCAGTTCAATCAGCGTCATATTATCCCGGTACCCGATCGTCTTCTGTTCAGCCACTTCTCCCAGAAGGTAGACTTCCCTTGAACTCCCCAATCCCGAGGCGATGTAGATGACATCGCCAGGCCGGATATAAATATTAAAGGCCGGATCCTGTTTATTCATCAGCGCCTCAAAATTAACATGAAGCCGTTTTCCATCCCGGATCAGGTAACTATCCCGGAGCGAGGCGAGTTCAATCGTCGTTCCCCGGTAGATTCCCTGGGCAAGCCCACCCGCATTGGCAATGGCCTGCTGCAAAGTAATCGCCGAGTCAAGCGGGAATGTGCCTGGATATTGAACCTTTCCCAATACAAGGTATTTGGTAGACGCGAAAGATTTTGGCAGAATGGTTACGCGGGGATTGTTGAAAAGCTTTGTCAATCGCCCTTGAATTATACCCGCCACAACCTCCGGCTTGAGCCCGGCTGCAGGAACGCCATCCCCGAACATGTAATATAACTTACCATCCGGTGCGATGGGTAAGGAGGCAATCGTGTCGGAAAACCCGAATACCGCCACCTCAACGACATCTCCGATAGCCAGCTTATAGTCTGACGGACTATAGGGTAAAAAGCAGTCCGCTGGCAGCATTTCCGCAGGAATAGCATTCGTCGCCAGAGCGGCCTCTGAAGCGAGCTGCGCAGGCTTGATTATCTGGGGGGGAGCTACGTGGGCACAGGACATCAATCCGGCCGCCATCATGACGGGGATCATTGTCTTCATCAGGTCACTTCTGCGTTTGCCCATTATCATGATTCCATCATGCCTACCAGATTATCCTTACCACAGAATTCGGGGGGGACCCTATTCAACACCAATAAGGAAGGCCGGACATGATTGGCCTCCATTTGTGAGAAGACTTCATCCACGGCCGCCTTAGGGGAAATGGGAGAGCCGATAACAAAGACGATTCGATCAACAAGGCCGGCCAGGAAAACAGGCACTTCGTCTTCCACCATCCCCGGGGCCTCAACAATCACCAGATCATAACGACTTTTAACAGTTTCCCAAAGCCTTGCCATGGCCGGGGTATTCATAAGTTCGCGCAGGTCTGCGGTCGGCGCAAGGACCTTCATGGCGGAAAGTCCTGCGACCTCCCTCATCGTGTCAGGCCAATCCGATTTTCCCCGCAAATATGCCTCCAGTCCCGCTTTAAAATTAAAAGAAGCGAGCCAGGCATTATCCCGTGAATCAAAATCAAGAATCATGGTCTTAAAGCCTAACGCAGAACAATACCTTGCAACGTGGAAAGAAAAACTACTTTTCCCTTCCCCGAAACTGGCACTGGTAATCCCGATGGTGACACAGGGTGCTTCCCCTTTCCAGCGTTGCCACCGGTCGTAAAACTGGCGACATACCGGCAAAAACAGATTTGGGGCGGTTTCCGTATTGAGATCACTCCTATTCGGGATTTCAGGGGCCAGCGGTACCGCATACACACCTTCCACTTGGCGTCGGGTTTTCAGATAGGGATCCATGAATTCAAGAACCACCGCCAGCCCCAAACTGCCGATCAGACCCATAATCAACGCCAATACCGGAAGCACGAAAGCCAGCACCGACCGGTGAGCCGCCCCTTCACGGGCAGCCTCCAGAATCTCAAAGTCCGCTAAATCCAACCGGGAAGCCATCTCTGCGTTCTCCGCACATTTTTTCATGGCCTTGAACATCTCTTCCACAGCAAGACGTTTTTGCTGAAGGGACGACAGTTCCAGTTGCTGGCGTGGCAGATAATTATAACGTTGCTCAATACCCTTCAATTCGCCTTCCAACTGCTCAACACTCTGCAAAAGGACAGTCCGTTCCGCCTCCAATTTCAGCAGTTCGGTCTCAAACTGGGTTTTGACCGGATTTGGCTGAAATACCTGCTCACGATTCTGATCGAAAGACTTGTCCGCAATCATACGGCGCATTTCCTTGATCTCATCTTCAAGTTGTTGCACCCGTGGATTTTCAGCCCCATACCGGGTTCTCGCCTCCATCAGGGCTACTTCAGTGTTGGAAATCCGGCGCTTGAGCGGATTATCCTCAAAAGACTCTCTCAGCACTTCCGTCGCAAGCCCGCCAATCATCTGCTTGTAATTCTGTATACGGATCAGCATGGACTGATAGGCGATTCGCGCATTACTCAGCCTTTCCGAGGTGGCGGTAATACTATCGAGGAATGCCTTCGCGTCCGCGCTGGGCTCGAGCAATCTGTTGGTGGATTGGAAGTCTGCAATTTTTAGATCCAACGCATTCAAATCCGTCCGTGAGCTCTCCGACTGTTTCAGGAACTGGGCGGCGGCACTGGCGGCCTGATCCCTGTAAAACCTCGCATTATCAGCAATCGCCACGGCAGCGACCTCATTGGCCACACGCACCGCCATGTCTTCTTTGGGAAACCCAGTTATCAGCAAAAGGACGATCTGTGAATTCTTCTCAGACTTGGTTTCAACCTGCCACTTCAACTCATCCGGATTCATTGAAAGAATCAGATTGGTTACCACCTGCTCCATGTTGCTCCTGCGCCGGATCAGACTGGTTGCCGTCGAACGTGTCATGCCTTTCATGGCAAAGGTGGAGCCGGAGGAAGCAAGTAATTGCTGTTGCCGCTCATTACGGTACAGCAGGCTGACCCGGGATTCGTATTTGACCCGGGAGGCCTTGAGTCCGCCGATGATACCCAGACAAAGGCATGCCAAAGTGATACCCAAGACGAGAGACTTCCGCTTGAGGAGTCCTTTTAAGATTTTCTGAAAATCAATCCCGTCAAGGAGGTTCTCAGCCCCTGCGGGCTTCCGAATGGGAACGCCACCCTGCCCTGTCCGGGTCGGCCGGGACAACACAGGGGGCCGCTCACCTTGAAGGGAATGTGCAGAGCCTTCAGCCCAGGAAGATCGGCCCGCCATCTGGTCCCGAATACTGAATTCGCCGGATATTTCGTTTTTTTGCTTTTCGGTTTGGTCAGGCATACTGTTTTTCAAAATCGGAGATAATCAGTTGAAGAAGTTTGGCATGAATCCGAGGCTCGTGCAACAGGCATGTCCGGTCAACTGCTAATTTGCATATGCGATTGATCTGTCGCGGGCATCCCTTGGAGAAACGGTAAAGAGGCTCGATGCAATCGGAGTCAAAAACATCCGGAGTAGACGCGCCCGCTGTCAAAAATCGATGGCGCATATAAGGAAAGATTTCCTCACTCCCAAGATAGTCCAGATGATAGAAAAGGCCAACCCGCTGGTAAACCTGCGGAAGTGAACGTAACACCGACTTCATTTCAGGTTGGCCAGAAAACACAATGCTTAATGCCGCCTGCTGTGGTTCATTGAAGTTAGTCAACCCCCGCAAACCATCCAAAGCCTCCGGGGAAAGCAACTGGGCTTCATCGACCATCACCAGGCAATGCCGTCCGTGGCGGAACACCTTCTCCTGCATCAACCGTTGAAACTCCAAGGTCAACTCATATCGGCCCTGGGCGCGGGTGGACGGTTGCCCCGCTTGCAACCCGTCATTCAGGTGGCAAAGAATATCATCATACGTCAGGTTCGCTGTTTTAATCTCGACGACAACATAGCGATCGGGCGGTAACCGTTTTTTTAAGGCATTTAACGTGATGGTTTTCCCGGCGCCAATCTCTCCCGTCAACGCGGCCAAACCCATACCCCGGTCGGCGGCAAAATATAACAACCTCGCCAAAGCCTCACCGTGGGCATGGCTCTCGAAAAAAAAATCAGGATCCGCAATCGCCTCAAACGGGGACTGATGCAACCCCCAGAATTCACGATAGTTGATCACCGGGCGCGCTCACTTCCCTGATCCGCTAAAACCCGAAAGGTCTGGATCATCCGGGCAATGTAGGCCTCAAAGTCGTAGACACGATTGACAAACTCGCGCCCCTGCTCTCCCAGACGACGCGCCACATCTTTGTGACTCAACAAATAATCGATACGTTCCGCCATCAAGCGGACATCCATCCAGGGAATTAAATACCCTGTCTCACCGTCGCGTAACCAGTCGCGTATGCCCCCGGCATCAAACCCGACTACCGGCAATCCGTATCGCAATACTTCCAGGCCGATCGTGGCGATCGGTTCAGGCCACACGGAAGGCACCACCACCAGCGTGGCATCTGCATAAAACCCGGCCAACTCTTCCTGCGACACGAACCCCGGAAAATGAACACGATCTACTAAACCAAGTTCACGGGACAAAGCCTCGCAATACGACTGATGCGAACCGCTCCCCAGAACAACCAGTTCAAACGATTCACGACATTGCTTCAAGGCGTGAAGCAGAACATCCAACCCCTTACCCCGGATAATTTGTCCGGCAAATATCACCCGGTTCCGGGCTGAGAATGATGGAGTGAACGCCGCTTGGCGCGGCAACGGAATCGGGGGGAATATGTGAATGCGACCTGGTTCAAACCCTTGCCGGATCAACTCTTCACGCATATATTCGGTCACCACAAAGTATGCCGAGAAAGCCTTGTTGACCTGAATACACTTTTGTTGTTCGCGGTAACTGACCCACTTGATGCCAAACCGTCCACGGTCGCGATCCCGTGCGAGGAAGGCCATGCAAGGGAATAAACAGCACAGTCCTGCTTTCTTTGTGCAAATCCGCCGATTCCAGGGGAAATATTTATACCGCCTCATGCAATATATGTCGTGATCGTGCTCCATTCGAACCAGGGGAATCCGCGTTGCTACCAAAGCCTCAAGCACAGGCACGGAAATGCATTTGTGGACATAGATCAGAGCGGGCTGTTCCCTCAGCACCGCCTCGGTCACCTCCGCGCGCACAACCTCGGCGGCTCCATCAAAATCGACAAATTGGACTGACTCAAACATCTTTCCGAAGGCGTCTTCATCGC encodes the following:
- a CDS encoding AAA family ATPase — its product is MINYREFWGLHQSPFEAIADPDFFFESHAHGEALARLLYFAADRGMGLAALTGEIGAGKTITLNALKKRLPPDRYVVVEIKTANLTYDDILCHLNDGLQAGQPSTRAQGRYELTLEFQRLMQEKVFRHGRHCLVMVDEAQLLSPEALDGLRGLTNFNEPQQAALSIVFSGQPEMKSVLRSLPQVYQRVGLFYHLDYLGSEEIFPYMRHRFLTAGASTPDVFDSDCIEPLYRFSKGCPRQINRICKLAVDRTCLLHEPRIHAKLLQLIISDFEKQYA
- a CDS encoding glycosyltransferase family 4 protein, whose product is MAGAEQNIMVTAPYLREGFRLSGLFSKRSGRDEDAFGKMFESVQFVDFDGAAEVVRAEVTEAVLREQPALIYVHKCISVPVLEALVATRIPLVRMEHDHDIYCMRRYKYFPWNRRICTKKAGLCCLFPCMAFLARDRDRGRFGIKWVSYREQQKCIQVNKAFSAYFVVTEYMREELIRQGFEPGRIHIFPPIPLPRQAAFTPSFSARNRVIFAGQIIRGKGLDVLLHALKQCRESFELVVLGSGSHQSYCEALSRELGLVDRVHFPGFVSQEELAGFYADATLVVVPSVWPEPIATIGLEVLRYGLPVVGFDAGGIRDWLRDGETGYLIPWMDVRLMAERIDYLLSHKDVARRLGEQGREFVNRVYDFEAYIARMIQTFRVLADQGSERAR
- a CDS encoding polysaccharide biosynthesis/export family protein; amino-acid sequence: MSRITHSISDLLPPGRIFGRGVIACTLIAGLHASCVCGAESPSAVLSHTQLDLRGTNVISESRVVKTAPSAPYKLGIGDVLSISIYGEEGSARTVPVDPSGRISFSLVNPMQASGRTIDELRSELQQKISKELKYGIVSVVPIHFGSQTFTVLGLVQKPGTYPIEGRMLIMDALGRAGGFRSGYFRNSTADLFDLRHATLLRQGNAVPVDFEALISRGDSTQNMELKMGDILTFPSALVRSVYVLGEVNYPRSIGFVTSLTLVQALTEVKGLKATSNGRMVVVRGSLAKPEVMVVDIQRVLAGKARDIQLSPGDIVYAPRPSFEILADIVKVAISTFAGTVAADSGAQVYRNVRGESGTSTRPIVLP
- a CDS encoding Wzz/FepE/Etk N-terminal domain-containing protein, yielding MPDQTEKQKNEISGEFSIRDQMAGRSSWAEGSAHSLQGERPPVLSRPTRTGQGGVPIRKPAGAENLLDGIDFQKILKGLLKRKSLVLGITLACLCLGIIGGLKASRVKYESRVSLLYRNERQQQLLASSGSTFAMKGMTRSTATSLIRRRSNMEQVVTNLILSMNPDELKWQVETKSEKNSQIVLLLITGFPKEDMAVRVANEVAAVAIADNARFYRDQAASAAAQFLKQSESSRTDLNALDLKIADFQSTNRLLEPSADAKAFLDSITATSERLSNARIAYQSMLIRIQNYKQMIGGLATEVLRESFEDNPLKRRISNTEVALMEARTRYGAENPRVQQLEDEIKEMRRMIADKSFDQNREQVFQPNPVKTQFETELLKLEAERTVLLQSVEQLEGELKGIEQRYNYLPRQQLELSSLQQKRLAVEEMFKAMKKCAENAEMASRLDLADFEILEAAREGAAHRSVLAFVLPVLALIMGLIGSLGLAVVLEFMDPYLKTRRQVEGVYAVPLAPEIPNRSDLNTETAPNLFLPVCRQFYDRWQRWKGEAPCVTIGITSASFGEGKSSFSFHVARYCSALGFKTMILDFDSRDNAWLASFNFKAGLEAYLRGKSDWPDTMREVAGLSAMKVLAPTADLRELMNTPAMARLWETVKSRYDLVIVEAPGMVEDEVPVFLAGLVDRIVFVIGSPISPKAAVDEVFSQMEANHVRPSLLVLNRVPPEFCGKDNLVGMMES
- a CDS encoding SLBB domain-containing protein, with protein sequence MKTMIPVMMAAGLMSCAHVAPPQIIKPAQLASEAALATNAIPAEMLPADCFLPYSPSDYKLAIGDVVEVAVFGFSDTIASLPIAPDGKLYYMFGDGVPAAGLKPEVVAGIIQGRLTKLFNNPRVTILPKSFASTKYLVLGKVQYPGTFPLDSAITLQQAIANAGGLAQGIYRGTTIELASLRDSYLIRDGKRLHVNFEALMNKQDPAFNIYIRPGDVIYIASGLGSSREVYLLGEVAEQKTIGYRDNMTLIELLAGSSDRAGGYTDEANLRRVVILRGALNNPQTFEVNVSRILNGREPDVYLMPGDLIYVNSKPFRFARDLARTIVLTFVRSFSAEAGGRFVEESIFNTVTPTVTVSPGSGSTSVPIDQTPPDTPPK